A genomic segment from Dechloromonas denitrificans encodes:
- a CDS encoding acyl-CoA dehydrogenase C-terminal domain-containing protein codes for MSNYIAPIRDMQFVLNEVAGLADVCALPGNEECSVDLVESILDEASKFASGVLDPINRGGDTVGSSCKDGVVTTAPGFQEAYKLFCETGWNAMPFSPEFGGQGLPAVVTMAVNEMWKSSNMAFALCPMLTGGAIEAIAHHASDELKQKYLPKMVEGVWSGTMNLTEPNAGSDLAAISSKAKAVGDGTYLVSGTKIFITWGENDCAENIIHLVLARLPDAPSGLKGISLFLVPKFLVNEDGSLGKRNDLICSSIEHKLGIHGSPTAVMSYGDNDNCVGYLIGEENKGVGYMFTMMNHARVNVGLEGVGIAERAYQHALWYARERVQGKIIGDKSDEKKTILHHPDVRRLLMEVKSRTEAMRTLAYYAAAQIDKAHAGDAVAQARIDLLTPVVKGWSTEQGVELSSTALQVFGGVGFVEETGAAQYYRDSRITTIYEGTTAIQANDLVGRKLAREKVPGAGMKALIAEMTATADELAGNAQLAGIAANLKNGIAALSTAAEWILANYESAPQAVHAGSVPFLKLTGIVVGGWLMAKSAGIAAQHIAAGTTDDFYKAKLATANYFAAHQLPFAAAYAAEIIGGADSVFGLPENLF; via the coding sequence ATGAGTAATTACATCGCACCGATTCGCGACATGCAGTTCGTCCTCAACGAAGTGGCCGGCCTCGCCGACGTTTGTGCCCTGCCAGGCAATGAGGAATGTTCCGTCGATCTCGTCGAATCGATTCTTGACGAAGCCTCCAAGTTCGCCAGCGGCGTACTCGACCCGATCAACCGCGGTGGCGACACCGTCGGCTCTTCCTGCAAGGATGGCGTTGTCACGACGGCGCCGGGCTTCCAGGAAGCCTACAAGCTGTTCTGTGAAACCGGCTGGAACGCCATGCCTTTCTCGCCGGAATTCGGCGGCCAGGGCTTGCCGGCTGTGGTCACGATGGCGGTCAATGAAATGTGGAAGTCGTCCAACATGGCATTCGCCCTGTGCCCGATGCTGACCGGTGGCGCCATCGAAGCCATCGCTCACCACGCTTCCGACGAACTGAAGCAGAAATACCTACCGAAGATGGTCGAAGGTGTCTGGTCCGGCACGATGAACCTGACCGAGCCGAATGCCGGCTCCGATCTGGCCGCGATCAGCTCGAAGGCCAAGGCCGTGGGCGACGGTACCTACCTGGTTTCCGGCACCAAGATCTTCATCACCTGGGGTGAAAACGACTGCGCCGAAAACATCATCCACCTCGTGCTGGCTCGCCTGCCGGATGCGCCGTCCGGTCTGAAGGGTATTTCGCTGTTCCTCGTGCCGAAGTTCCTGGTCAATGAAGACGGCTCGCTCGGCAAGCGCAATGACCTGATCTGTTCCTCGATCGAACACAAGCTCGGCATCCACGGCAGCCCGACCGCCGTCATGTCCTACGGCGACAACGACAACTGCGTCGGCTACCTGATTGGCGAAGAAAACAAGGGCGTCGGCTACATGTTCACGATGATGAACCACGCCCGCGTCAATGTCGGTCTGGAAGGTGTCGGTATTGCCGAACGCGCTTACCAGCACGCACTGTGGTACGCCCGCGAACGCGTTCAGGGCAAGATCATCGGCGACAAGTCCGATGAGAAGAAGACCATTCTGCACCATCCGGATGTCCGTCGTCTGCTGATGGAAGTGAAGTCGCGGACCGAAGCCATGCGTACGCTGGCTTATTACGCCGCCGCCCAGATTGACAAGGCACATGCCGGCGACGCCGTCGCGCAGGCCCGCATCGACCTGCTGACCCCGGTCGTCAAGGGCTGGAGCACCGAACAGGGCGTCGAGCTGTCGTCCACCGCGCTGCAAGTTTTCGGTGGGGTCGGTTTCGTCGAGGAAACGGGCGCTGCGCAGTACTACCGCGATTCCCGCATCACCACTATTTACGAAGGTACGACGGCTATTCAGGCGAATGACCTGGTTGGCCGCAAGCTGGCCCGTGAAAAAGTGCCGGGTGCCGGGATGAAGGCGCTGATCGCCGAAATGACCGCCACGGCCGACGAACTGGCCGGCAATGCACAACTGGCCGGTATCGCCGCCAATCTGAAAAACGGCATTGCCGCCTTGTCGACCGCAGCAGAGTGGATTCTCGCCAACTACGAGAGTGCGCCGCAGGCTGTGCATGCCGGTTCCGTGCCTTTCCTCAAGCTGACCGGCATCGTGGTCGGCGGCTGGCTGATGGCCAAGTCGGCCGGTATTGCCGCTCAACATATCGCTGCTGGCACGACCGACGATTTCTACAAGGCCAAGCTGGCCACGGCGAATTACTTTGCCGCTCACCAGCTGCCGTTTGCCGCGGCTTACGCGGCTGAAATCATCGGCGGTGCGGACTCGGTCTTCGGCCTGCCTGAAAACCTGTTCTGA
- a CDS encoding electron transfer flavoprotein-ubiquinone oxidoreductase → MNMRTDRDAMEYDVVIIGGGPSGLSAAIRVKQLAEQAGREVSVCLLEKGGEIGAHILSGAVLEPHALAELFPDWKERGAPLNTPAGEDRLLFLTEGGSHKLPTPPQMGNHGNYIISLGNLCRWLGEQAEALGVEIYPGFAAAELLYHADGSVKGVATGDLGIGKNGEQTHNFQPGMELHARQTIFAEGCRGSLTKELWAKFNLRDGVDPQTYGIGIKELWEIDPAKHQPGLIVHTVGWPLQSDTYGGSFLYHLENNLVAVGMVVGLDYKNPWLSPYEEFQRYKTHPSIRGYFEGGRRISYGARALSEGGYQSVPKLNFPGGVLVGDTAGFLNVPKIKGTHMAMKSGMIAAEAIFEHLGKENAGPEATEYGEQIKQSWLWSELYKVRNIRPAFKWGLWGALAYGAVDTFLFRGNAPWTMRHHDDHSQLADKNSQPKIDYPKPDGKLTFDRLSSVFLSGTNHEENQRCHLQLKNESVAISVNYARYGAPETRYCPAGVYEIVGEEEGSPRLQINGQNCLHCKTCDIKDPTQNITWTVPEGGGGPTYPNM, encoded by the coding sequence ATGAACATGCGTACAGATCGCGATGCGATGGAATACGACGTCGTAATCATCGGCGGCGGCCCTTCGGGGCTGTCGGCGGCGATCCGCGTCAAGCAGCTGGCCGAGCAGGCCGGTCGGGAAGTGTCGGTTTGCCTGCTGGAAAAAGGGGGCGAAATCGGGGCGCACATTCTGTCCGGTGCCGTGCTGGAGCCGCATGCGCTGGCCGAACTTTTCCCCGACTGGAAAGAGCGTGGCGCGCCCCTGAATACCCCGGCGGGTGAGGATCGCCTGCTTTTCCTGACTGAAGGTGGTTCGCACAAGTTGCCGACGCCGCCGCAGATGGGCAATCACGGCAATTACATCATCAGCCTGGGTAACCTTTGTCGCTGGCTGGGTGAGCAGGCCGAAGCGCTGGGTGTCGAGATTTATCCCGGTTTCGCTGCGGCTGAACTGCTTTATCACGCAGATGGTTCGGTCAAGGGCGTTGCGACCGGTGACCTCGGTATCGGCAAGAACGGCGAGCAAACGCACAACTTCCAGCCGGGGATGGAACTCCATGCCCGACAGACGATTTTTGCCGAAGGTTGCCGTGGTTCGCTGACCAAGGAACTGTGGGCAAAATTCAACTTGCGCGATGGTGTCGACCCGCAAACTTACGGTATCGGTATCAAGGAATTGTGGGAAATCGATCCGGCCAAGCATCAGCCCGGCCTGATCGTGCACACAGTGGGCTGGCCGCTGCAGAGCGACACCTATGGCGGTTCATTCCTCTACCACCTGGAGAACAATCTGGTGGCAGTCGGCATGGTTGTCGGCCTGGATTATAAAAATCCGTGGTTGTCGCCTTACGAGGAATTCCAGCGCTACAAGACGCATCCGTCGATTCGCGGTTATTTCGAAGGCGGCCGGCGTATTTCCTATGGCGCCCGTGCGCTGTCGGAAGGCGGCTACCAGTCAGTGCCCAAGCTGAATTTCCCGGGCGGTGTGCTGGTCGGTGACACGGCTGGTTTCCTGAATGTGCCGAAGATCAAGGGCACGCACATGGCCATGAAGTCCGGGATGATCGCTGCCGAGGCAATTTTCGAGCATCTCGGCAAGGAAAATGCCGGGCCGGAAGCGACCGAATACGGTGAGCAGATCAAGCAAAGCTGGCTGTGGAGCGAGCTGTACAAGGTGCGCAACATTCGCCCGGCCTTCAAATGGGGGCTGTGGGGTGCGCTGGCTTATGGCGCGGTCGACACCTTCCTGTTCCGCGGAAATGCGCCGTGGACCATGCGTCATCACGACGATCACAGCCAATTGGCCGACAAGAACAGCCAGCCCAAGATCGACTATCCCAAGCCGGACGGCAAGCTGACTTTCGACCGCCTGTCGTCGGTTTTCCTGTCGGGGACCAACCACGAGGAAAACCAGCGTTGTCATCTTCAATTGAAGAATGAAAGCGTGGCGATCAGCGTCAACTATGCCCGCTACGGTGCGCCGGAAACGCGCTACTGCCCGGCGGGTGTCTATGAAATCGTCGGCGAAGAGGAAGGCTCGCCACGGCTCCAGATCAACGGTCAGAACTGCCTGCACTGCAAGACCTGCGATATCAAGGATCCGACCCAGAACATCACCTGGACGGTTCCGGAAGGGGGCGGCGGCCCGACCTATCCAAACATGTAA
- a CDS encoding DUF485 domain-containing protein, with amino-acid sequence MSQNNIQARIRSNPKFAEMVSKRTRFAIILSLTVLVPYYTFMMLTAFNPGFLAQPISEGNIITIGWPIGVILVVGSWLTTGIYISRANGEFDTLNEQILKESAK; translated from the coding sequence ATGTCTCAAAACAACATTCAGGCAAGAATCCGGAGCAATCCGAAATTTGCCGAAATGGTCAGCAAGCGTACGCGCTTCGCGATCATCCTGTCGCTTACCGTGCTGGTGCCTTATTACACCTTCATGATGCTCACCGCCTTCAATCCGGGCTTCCTGGCTCAGCCGATCAGCGAAGGCAACATCATCACCATCGGCTGGCCGATCGGTGTGATTCTCGTCGTCGGCTCGTGGTTGACCACCGGTATCTACATCAGCCGTGCCAATGGCGAATTCGATACGCTGAACGAGCAGATTCTCAAGGAGTCGGCCAAATGA
- a CDS encoding cation acetate symporter, protein MKRSLIALIAGGLIAFAAVAAPGAIEGVQKQPVNVSAIAMFMVFVLATLGITYWASARTKSTSDFYTAGGGITGFQNGLAIAGDYMSAATLLGLTSLVYSKGFDGFIYTISFFVGWPIILFLMAERLRNLGKFTFADIASYRLDQNRIRTFAAFGSLTVVCFYLIVQMVGAGQLIQLLFGLDYTMAVICVGLLMMVYVTFGGMVATTWVQIIKACLLLGGGTLLMFLSFAKFGFSFDAMFNQAVAVHKAGIKIMAPGSLMADPISAVSLSLALLFGTAGLPHIMMRFFTVPNAKEARKSVFYATGFIGFFFLVVIILGISAIVIVGQDPQFFEGGVVGGKIIGGGNMPVMHLAKSVGGDIFLGFLSAVAFATILAVVSGLALAGASAIAHDLYARVIKKNQATSAEEMRVTKIASVGIGIVAILLGLLFKDQNIAFLVALTFGVAASVNFPILILSMYWKGLTTRGALWGGIAGLVSAVGLVILSPAVWVKVLGNAQAIFPYDHPAIISMTAAFLVTWLGSVTDKSERAAKEAEAFEEQYIRAQTGLGASAASAH, encoded by the coding sequence ATGAAGCGTTCCCTGATTGCACTTATCGCCGGCGGCCTGATTGCCTTTGCCGCCGTTGCCGCGCCGGGCGCCATCGAAGGCGTCCAGAAGCAGCCGGTCAATGTCAGCGCCATCGCCATGTTCATGGTCTTCGTGCTGGCCACGCTGGGCATTACTTACTGGGCCTCGGCACGCACCAAGTCGACTTCCGATTTCTACACGGCTGGCGGCGGTATCACCGGCTTCCAGAACGGTCTGGCCATTGCCGGTGACTACATGTCGGCGGCGACCCTGCTGGGTCTGACTTCCCTGGTTTATTCCAAGGGTTTCGATGGTTTCATCTACACCATCAGTTTCTTTGTCGGCTGGCCGATCATCCTGTTCCTGATGGCTGAGCGTCTGCGCAACCTCGGTAAATTCACCTTTGCCGATATCGCTTCCTACCGTCTCGACCAAAACCGGATCCGCACTTTTGCCGCTTTTGGCTCGTTGACCGTGGTGTGCTTCTACCTGATCGTCCAGATGGTCGGTGCCGGTCAGTTGATCCAGTTGCTGTTCGGGCTGGACTACACCATGGCTGTGATCTGCGTTGGTCTGCTGATGATGGTGTACGTCACCTTCGGCGGCATGGTCGCAACGACCTGGGTGCAGATCATCAAGGCATGCCTGCTGCTTGGCGGCGGTACGCTGCTGATGTTCCTGTCCTTCGCCAAGTTCGGTTTCTCGTTCGATGCGATGTTCAACCAGGCCGTTGCCGTGCATAAAGCTGGTATCAAGATCATGGCGCCGGGTTCGCTGATGGCTGACCCGATCTCCGCCGTGTCCCTGTCGCTGGCCCTGCTTTTTGGTACCGCCGGCCTGCCGCACATCATGATGCGTTTCTTCACCGTGCCGAATGCCAAGGAAGCCCGCAAATCGGTTTTCTACGCCACCGGTTTCATTGGTTTCTTCTTCCTCGTCGTGATCATCCTCGGTATTTCGGCCATCGTCATCGTTGGTCAGGATCCGCAATTCTTCGAGGGTGGCGTGGTTGGCGGCAAGATCATTGGCGGTGGCAACATGCCGGTCATGCACCTGGCCAAGTCGGTGGGCGGCGATATCTTCCTAGGCTTCCTTTCCGCCGTTGCTTTCGCCACCATTCTGGCGGTGGTTTCGGGGCTGGCACTGGCCGGTGCTTCGGCTATCGCCCATGACCTGTATGCCCGCGTGATCAAGAAGAACCAGGCAACCAGTGCAGAAGAAATGCGCGTTACCAAGATCGCTTCGGTCGGTATCGGTATCGTCGCCATTCTGCTCGGTCTGCTCTTCAAGGATCAGAACATCGCCTTCCTCGTTGCGCTGACTTTCGGCGTGGCTGCGTCGGTCAATTTCCCGATTCTGATTCTGTCGATGTACTGGAAGGGTTTGACGACGCGCGGCGCGCTCTGGGGCGGCATTGCCGGTCTGGTTTCCGCCGTTGGTCTGGTCATTCTTTCCCCGGCCGTCTGGGTCAAGGTGCTGGGCAATGCCCAAGCCATCTTCCCGTACGACCACCCGGCCATCATCTCGATGACCGCCGCCTTCCTGGTGACCTGGCTGGGCTCGGTGACCGACAAGAGCGAGCGTGCCGCCAAGGAAGCCGAGGCATTTGAAGAGCAGTACATTCGCGCCCAGACCGGGCTGGGTGCATCTGCCGCATCGGCTCACTAA
- a CDS encoding GGDEF domain-containing protein — protein MAKELNQSQLPGLLGKLGKMTSIRDTELLEQSLLRSLGPLLGILNTSLYRTDEKQVLARVLHYHRSKVVESDGEARMVERVEEVLNLAELPKEVISLTENVRLLAKPCTRTLGHEVLVAYPLFGGNEVCGYFVFQRDREVSPVEDATIRGVLEVFSNYYALLDISLRDRLTGLFNRQALENSFDRIWSLLGQPDSFTEKLEGRRSIPGGQYYLALIDIDHFKQVNDTHGHMVGDEILLLVSRLMSATFRGSDLLYRYGGEEFVAIAAAENEKIARNIFERLRLAIEAHSFPRIGGLTISIGYCRADPNILPQEVLSRADRSLYRAKQDGRNRIYDHQELLAAGIFTETVYSEAEFF, from the coding sequence ATGGCGAAAGAGTTAAACCAGAGCCAGTTACCGGGTTTGCTTGGCAAACTCGGCAAGATGACTTCGATCCGCGATACGGAATTGCTTGAGCAAAGTCTGTTGCGTTCGCTGGGTCCGCTACTTGGGATTCTCAATACCTCGTTGTACCGGACAGATGAAAAGCAGGTCCTGGCTCGCGTACTGCACTACCACCGCTCCAAGGTGGTCGAATCCGACGGTGAGGCACGGATGGTCGAGCGCGTTGAAGAAGTGCTCAATCTGGCCGAACTGCCGAAAGAAGTCATTTCATTGACCGAGAATGTTCGCCTGCTGGCCAAGCCCTGTACCCGAACACTGGGGCATGAGGTGCTGGTGGCTTATCCCCTGTTTGGCGGGAACGAGGTTTGCGGCTATTTCGTATTTCAGCGTGACCGTGAGGTTTCTCCGGTCGAGGATGCAACGATACGCGGGGTTCTGGAGGTTTTTTCCAATTACTACGCCCTGCTGGATATCAGCCTGCGTGATCGCCTGACGGGCTTGTTCAACCGGCAGGCGCTGGAAAACAGCTTTGATCGCATCTGGAGCCTGCTTGGCCAGCCCGACAGTTTTACCGAAAAACTGGAGGGACGGCGGAGCATCCCTGGCGGCCAATACTATCTGGCGCTGATTGATATCGATCACTTCAAGCAGGTTAACGATACGCACGGCCACATGGTCGGGGACGAAATCCTGTTGCTTGTTTCCCGCCTGATGTCTGCCACTTTCCGTGGTTCGGATCTGCTTTACCGCTATGGCGGAGAAGAGTTCGTCGCGATTGCCGCTGCCGAGAACGAGAAGATCGCCCGCAACATCTTTGAGCGACTGCGCCTGGCGATCGAGGCGCATTCCTTCCCGCGGATTGGCGGGCTGACGATCAGCATCGGTTATTGTCGGGCGGATCCAAACATCTTGCCGCAAGAGGTACTGAGCCGTGCCGACCGCAGTTTGTATCGGGCCAAGCAGGATGGGCGAAACAGGATTTACGATCACCAGGAACTGCTGGCGGCAGGGATATTTACTGAAACGGTATATAGCGAGGCCGAATTCTTCTGA
- a CDS encoding IS3 family transposase (programmed frameshift) produces the protein MESGVKRTQRDYTLAFKRAVVEQVEKGELSYKQAQQRYGIQGRSTVLVWLRKHGRQNWGPMASYGRMSEPTRTSASSQGQTPEQRIKELEVQLKEAREKSQFFEAVIDVLKKDYGVRVKKACGQVLAQKSVEGLSVSRACRYMGISRQAHYQWQQRRVHDEVKYERALELVKAKRLHQPRLGTRKLHHLLGPTLAAEGRGLGRDALFDLLRWNRLLVPTKRAYHKTTDSHHHFRRHPNLLKAGPDQVSAEASEQVWVADITYLPTRERCAYLSLITDAYSRKIVGYHVHDRLHTTEVSQALKMALKGRQGNGLLIHHSDRGVQYCANEYQAIHQKHGVICSMTDGYDCYQNALAERVNGILKQEFLLQQPDDLDQARRMVSQSIAIYNQERPHFSLQLKTPDEVHRASLKASN, from the exons ATGGAGTCAGGGGTTAAGAGGACACAGCGAGACTACACGCTGGCTTTTAAACGGGCCGTTGTTGAGCAGGTAGAAAAAGGCGAACTGAGCTACAAGCAAGCCCAGCAGCGTTACGGTATCCAGGGCAGATCGACGGTCTTGGTTTGGTTACGCAAGCATGGTCGCCAGAACTGGGGGCCGATGGCATCATACGGCCGCATGAGTGAGCCAACCCGAACATCAGCGAGCAGCCAGGGCCAGACGCCGGAACAGCGGATCAAGGAGCTGGAAGTCCAACTCAAGGAAGCCCGAGAGAAATCCCAATTCTTCGAAGCGGTCATTGACGTTTTGAAGAAGGACTATGGAGTTCGTGTG AAAAAAGCCTGTGGGCAAGTCCTCGCGCAAAAGTCCGTCGAAGGACTGAGTGTATCGAGGGCTTGCCGCTATATGGGCATCAGCCGGCAGGCACATTACCAGTGGCAGCAGCGTCGAGTGCACGATGAGGTCAAGTACGAACGGGCTCTTGAGTTGGTAAAGGCCAAGCGCTTGCATCAGCCCCGACTGGGGACGCGCAAGCTACATCACCTGCTTGGCCCGACGCTAGCGGCCGAAGGGCGTGGCCTTGGGCGCGATGCCTTGTTCGATCTGTTGCGTTGGAATCGCCTGTTGGTGCCAACCAAGCGGGCGTATCACAAGACGACCGACAGCCACCACCATTTCCGGCGCCATCCCAATTTGCTGAAAGCGGGACCGGATCAGGTTAGCGCCGAGGCGAGCGAGCAGGTTTGGGTTGCCGATATCACCTATTTGCCTACCCGTGAGCGCTGTGCCTATCTGAGTCTGATTACCGATGCCTATTCACGCAAGATTGTGGGTTACCACGTCCATGACCGCCTGCACACGACTGAGGTGAGCCAGGCTTTGAAGATGGCGTTAAAGGGGCGTCAGGGAAATGGGCTGCTGATCCATCATTCAGACCGTGGAGTCCAATACTGCGCCAATGAGTACCAAGCTATTCATCAGAAACACGGGGTGATCTGCTCAATGACGGACGGCTATGATTGCTATCAGAACGCCTTGGCAGAGCGGGTTAATGGCATTCTCAAGCAGGAGTTTCTACTCCAGCAGCCCGACGATCTCGATCAGGCACGCCGCATGGTCAGTCAATCCATCGCCATCTACAACCAGGAGAGACCGCATTTCTCGCTACAATTGAAGACGCCCGATGAGGTTCATCGGGCGTCTTTGAAGGCCAGCAATTAA
- the minE gene encoding cell division topological specificity factor MinE, which translates to MSWLQKLFGNQPKTAQVAKERLQLIIAHERDGGGSSANFLPDLQRELVAVISKYVKVNTDDIRVSLEKQGNYEVLEVNIVLPEKA; encoded by the coding sequence ATGTCCTGGCTCCAGAAACTATTCGGCAACCAGCCCAAGACGGCTCAGGTTGCCAAGGAGCGCCTGCAATTGATCATCGCCCATGAACGCGATGGCGGCGGCAGCAGCGCCAATTTCCTGCCCGATTTGCAGCGCGAACTGGTCGCGGTCATCTCCAAGTACGTCAAGGTCAACACCGACGACATCCGCGTTTCGCTCGAAAAGCAGGGCAATTACGAGGTACTTGAAGTGAATATCGTGCTGCCTGAAAAGGCCTGA
- the minD gene encoding septum site-determining protein MinD, with the protein MTRIVVVTSGKGGVGKTTTSASFSTGLAMRGFKTAVIDFDVGLRNLDLIMGCERRVVYDLINVINGEATLTQALIKDKHCENLYVLPASQTRDKDALSEEGVEKVIKELTHQGFDYIVCDSPAGIESGAVMALTFADEALVVTNPEVSSVRDSDRILGILQAKSRRAIEGREPVKEHLLITRYNPNRVEAGEMLSYKDIQEILRVPIIGVIPESEEVLQASNQGSPVIHQKETDAAEAYNDVIARFLGEDKPLRFVDYVKPGLLKRLFGGK; encoded by the coding sequence GTGACCAGAATCGTCGTCGTAACTTCCGGCAAAGGCGGGGTCGGCAAGACCACCACCAGTGCCAGCTTTTCCACCGGCCTCGCCATGCGCGGCTTCAAGACTGCCGTGATCGACTTCGACGTCGGTCTGCGCAACCTCGACCTGATCATGGGCTGCGAACGCCGCGTCGTTTATGACCTGATCAATGTAATCAACGGCGAAGCCACGCTGACCCAGGCGCTGATCAAGGACAAGCACTGCGAAAACCTCTACGTGCTGCCCGCCTCGCAAACGCGCGACAAGGATGCGCTGTCCGAAGAAGGCGTCGAAAAGGTCATCAAGGAACTGACCCACCAGGGCTTCGACTACATCGTCTGCGATTCACCGGCCGGTATTGAATCGGGCGCCGTGATGGCCCTGACCTTTGCCGACGAGGCACTGGTCGTGACCAATCCGGAAGTCTCGTCCGTACGCGACTCCGACCGCATTCTCGGTATCCTGCAAGCCAAGTCGCGCCGCGCCATCGAAGGTCGCGAACCGGTCAAGGAACACCTGCTGATCACCCGCTACAACCCGAACCGCGTCGAAGCCGGTGAAATGCTGTCGTACAAGGACATCCAGGAAATCCTGCGGGTGCCAATCATCGGCGTGATTCCGGAATCGGAAGAAGTCCTGCAAGCCTCCAATCAAGGCTCGCCGGTCATCCACCAGAAGGAAACCGACGCCGCCGAAGCTTACAACGACGTGATTGCCCGCTTCCTGGGCGAAGACAAGCCGCTGCGCTTTGTCGACTACGTCAAGCCGGGCCTGCTCAAGCGCCTGTTCGGAGGCAAGTAA
- the minC gene encoding septum site-determining protein MinC codes for MAKDSPIQFKGTSLKIIQTLLRTTDPADIHAALEELTGNAPDFFENELAILDFSQAGDLPDNADWDHIRRLLRGSGLHAVATRGLPDAQAAAAASAGLPTLAGDALGRASRPARVEPEATPPAPVSAPAPAPAVETPAAAAVSEAAPAIRTIILDKPLRSGQRYYARGCDLVIMAMVSAGAEVIADGNIHVYAPLRGRALAGASGDKDARIFTTSLEAELVSVAGLYRTFEAGVPAELARQPATVSLVGEGNESRLNIAPLALR; via the coding sequence ATGGCAAAAGACTCACCGATTCAGTTCAAGGGCACATCGCTCAAGATCATTCAGACCCTTCTGCGGACCACCGATCCGGCGGATATTCACGCCGCACTCGAAGAACTTACGGGCAACGCCCCGGATTTCTTCGAAAACGAACTGGCGATTCTCGACTTCAGCCAGGCCGGCGATCTTCCGGATAACGCAGACTGGGACCACATCCGTCGCCTGTTGCGCGGCTCTGGCCTGCATGCCGTAGCAACCCGCGGCTTGCCGGATGCCCAGGCCGCTGCAGCGGCCAGCGCCGGCCTGCCGACACTGGCCGGCGACGCACTGGGGCGAGCCTCGCGGCCAGCCAGGGTCGAACCCGAAGCCACGCCCCCGGCCCCTGTTTCTGCACCGGCACCGGCACCTGCGGTTGAAACGCCGGCGGCCGCCGCTGTCAGCGAGGCTGCCCCGGCCATTCGCACCATCATTCTCGACAAACCCTTGCGCTCGGGACAACGTTATTACGCACGAGGCTGCGATCTGGTCATCATGGCCATGGTCAGCGCCGGTGCCGAAGTCATTGCCGATGGCAACATCCACGTCTATGCGCCGTTGCGCGGACGCGCCCTGGCCGGCGCCAGCGGCGACAAGGATGCCCGTATTTTCACGACCAGCCTGGAAGCCGAACTGGTTTCCGTCGCCGGTCTGTACCGCACTTTCGAAGCCGGCGTTCCAGCTGAACTGGCACGTCAGCCCGCCACTGTCAGCCTGGTTGGCGAAGGCAACGAATCACGACTCAATATCGCCCCACTGGCGCTCCGATAA